The proteins below are encoded in one region of Alistipes communis:
- a CDS encoding SIR2 family NAD-dependent protein deacylase: MKKVVVFTGAGVSADSGLSTFRDADGLWADYRIEDVCTPEALARNRRLVIEFYNKRRREMLAARPNAAHLAIAGLEADFDVEVITQNVDDLHERAGSTRVTHLHGELRKLRSSRDPALIVPIEGWEQPLDATAPDGVLLRPHIVFFGEAVPQFDHAARIAAAADVLIVVGTSLAVYPAASLVHYVRPGVPIYLVDPGAPDVRTIRNPLTHLRERAAVGMPELAERLRRESQPE, encoded by the coding sequence ATGAAAAAAGTCGTAGTCTTTACCGGAGCCGGCGTGAGTGCCGACAGCGGACTGTCCACCTTCCGCGATGCCGACGGATTGTGGGCCGATTACCGGATCGAGGATGTCTGTACGCCCGAGGCGCTGGCGCGCAATCGCCGGCTGGTAATCGAATTTTACAACAAACGCCGCCGCGAGATGCTGGCGGCCCGTCCCAATGCGGCTCATTTGGCCATCGCGGGATTGGAGGCGGATTTCGACGTCGAGGTCATCACCCAGAATGTAGACGACCTGCACGAACGCGCCGGTTCGACCCGTGTGACGCATCTGCACGGCGAACTGCGGAAACTCCGCTCCTCGCGCGATCCCGCGTTGATCGTTCCGATCGAAGGGTGGGAACAGCCGTTGGATGCCACGGCCCCCGACGGGGTGCTGCTGCGTCCGCATATCGTCTTTTTCGGTGAGGCGGTTCCCCAGTTCGACCATGCGGCGCGGATTGCGGCGGCGGCCGACGTGTTGATCGTCGTCGGAACGTCGCTGGCGGTCTATCCGGCGGCTTCGCTGGTGCATTACGTCCGTCCCGGGGTGCCGATCTATCTGGTCGACCCCGGCGCTCCCGACGTGCGGACGATCCGTAATCCGCTGACGCATCTGCGCGAGCGGGCGGCCGTCGGGATGCCCGAACTGGCCGAACGGTTGCGCAGGGAGTCGCAGCCGGAATAA